From a single Streptomyces sp. NBC_00377 genomic region:
- a CDS encoding septum formation initiator family protein, producing MSRKPELKGRAARLARLFPAGPRQAARTPFVLLVVLLLGGGLIGLLVLNSALSEGSFRMDDLRKDTKSLTDEQQALQRDIDSYSAPDALQRRARELGMVPGGDPAFLNPDGTVKGVPSAAAEQSQDVPVAVRPPEAVSLPRTLGAPPSAAGPTPGTPTGPSEPPAPSAAPTEAIPETPGR from the coding sequence GTGAGCAGGAAACCCGAACTGAAGGGGAGGGCCGCCCGGCTCGCGCGGCTTTTCCCGGCCGGCCCCCGGCAGGCGGCCCGCACCCCGTTCGTCCTCCTGGTCGTCCTCCTCCTGGGCGGCGGGCTCATCGGACTGCTCGTGCTGAACTCCGCGCTCAGCGAGGGCTCGTTCAGGATGGACGACCTCCGGAAGGACACCAAGAGCCTCACCGACGAGCAGCAGGCGCTCCAGCGGGACATCGACTCATACTCCGCCCCCGACGCCCTCCAGCGCCGCGCGCGCGAACTCGGCATGGTCCCTGGTGGGGACCCGGCCTTCCTGAACCCCGACGGCACCGTGAAGGGCGTCCCCTCGGCCGCCGCCGAGCAGTCGCAGGACGTCCCCGTCGCCGTCCGGCCGCCCGAGGCCGTCTCGCTCCCCCGGACGCTCGGGGCGCCGCCCTCGGCCGCGGGGCCCACGCCGGGCACCCCCACAGGACCGAGCGAGCCCCCCGCTCCGAGCGCCGCCCCGACCGAAGCCATCCCCGAGACCCCCGGCAGGTGA
- a CDS encoding peptidoglycan D,D-transpeptidase FtsI family protein — MSDREPPRRRVPGPARPSRPASAQRRPGPGARPARRPTAPAARPGAARAIRLGSPRPRLRMVGLALALVLIAFVVRLLQVQAVDASTYAAKAEQNRYVGQVLAAERGEITDRTGVAFATSVDAYDITADPTMFTRRQLKVDDGPEQAAALLAPILGQDQSALVRKLRPEDANLRYVKLAGRQTPQVWKQIRDLRSALSAKAETDPSTVNALAGVFSVPSSKRVYPNGELAAGILGWVNADGKGGGGVEQQLNSTLTGKDGKIRYAQSGGRQVPTAGSTETPAVPGADVELTIDRDIQWAAQNAITEQVKASRADRGYVIVQDNRTGEILAMANSPGFDPGDLSRADSADLGNPSVQDAYEPGSTAKVMSMAAVLEENAATPLTHVTVPNRLHRGDRLFQDDIDHPTWYLTLNGVLAKSSNIGTILATGQLGRTQAQANQVLYSYLRKFGIGSLTGLDFPGETRGILAPPGKWSTSQQYTIPFGQGMSLNALQAASVYSTIANGGVRVEPTLVRGTKGPDGRFTPAEAPAKTRVVSQKTAKALAQMLESVVDDQEGTGAKARIPGYRVAGKTGTANRVDPATGTYKGYTSSFAGFAPADNPRVTVYCAIQNATQGSYFGGQICGPVFKQVMEFALKTLQVPPTGAKAANLPVTFTP; from the coding sequence GTGTCCGACAGGGAACCGCCGCGCCGGCGCGTACCCGGCCCCGCCCGGCCCTCCCGCCCCGCGTCCGCCCAGCGGCGCCCGGGACCCGGCGCCCGTCCCGCCCGCCGCCCGACCGCACCCGCCGCACGCCCCGGGGCCGCCCGCGCCATCAGGCTGGGCAGCCCCCGCCCCCGGCTGCGGATGGTCGGCCTCGCGCTCGCCCTGGTGCTGATCGCCTTCGTCGTCCGCCTCCTCCAGGTGCAGGCCGTCGACGCGAGTACCTACGCCGCCAAGGCCGAGCAGAACCGGTACGTCGGCCAGGTGCTGGCCGCCGAGCGCGGCGAGATCACCGACCGCACCGGAGTGGCCTTCGCGACCAGCGTCGACGCCTACGACATCACCGCCGACCCCACGATGTTCACGCGCCGGCAGCTGAAGGTCGACGACGGTCCCGAGCAGGCGGCCGCCCTTCTCGCGCCGATCCTCGGCCAGGACCAGTCCGCGCTCGTCAGGAAGCTGCGCCCCGAGGACGCGAACCTGCGCTACGTCAAACTCGCCGGCCGGCAGACCCCGCAGGTCTGGAAGCAGATCAGGGACCTGAGGTCCGCCCTGTCCGCCAAGGCGGAGACGGACCCCTCCACGGTCAACGCCCTCGCGGGCGTCTTCTCCGTCCCCAGCAGCAAGCGCGTGTACCCCAACGGCGAACTCGCCGCCGGGATACTGGGCTGGGTCAACGCCGACGGCAAGGGCGGCGGAGGTGTCGAGCAGCAGCTGAACTCGACTCTGACGGGCAAGGACGGCAAGATCCGCTACGCGCAGTCCGGTGGCCGCCAGGTGCCCACCGCGGGCTCCACGGAGACCCCCGCGGTGCCCGGCGCCGACGTCGAGCTGACGATCGACCGGGACATCCAGTGGGCCGCGCAGAACGCCATCACCGAGCAGGTGAAGGCGTCCCGCGCGGACCGCGGTTACGTCATCGTCCAGGACAACCGCACCGGCGAGATCCTGGCCATGGCCAACTCGCCCGGCTTCGACCCGGGCGACCTCTCGCGGGCCGACTCCGCGGACCTGGGCAACCCGTCCGTCCAGGATGCCTACGAGCCCGGCTCCACCGCCAAGGTCATGTCGATGGCCGCCGTGCTGGAGGAGAACGCCGCCACCCCGCTCACCCATGTCACCGTGCCCAACCGGCTGCACCGCGGCGACCGGCTCTTCCAGGACGACATCGACCACCCCACCTGGTACCTCACGCTCAACGGCGTGCTCGCCAAGTCCAGCAACATCGGCACCATCCTGGCCACCGGCCAGCTCGGCAGGACGCAGGCGCAGGCCAACCAGGTGCTCTACTCCTACCTGCGCAAGTTCGGCATCGGCAGCCTCACCGGACTGGACTTCCCCGGTGAGACGCGGGGCATCCTGGCCCCGCCCGGCAAGTGGTCGACCTCGCAGCAGTACACGATCCCCTTCGGCCAGGGCATGTCGCTCAACGCGCTCCAGGCGGCCTCCGTGTACTCGACGATCGCCAACGGCGGGGTGCGCGTCGAACCGACCCTGGTGCGCGGCACCAAGGGTCCCGACGGACGCTTCACGCCGGCCGAGGCTCCCGCGAAGACCCGGGTCGTCAGCCAGAAGACGGCGAAGGCCCTCGCCCAGATGCTGGAGTCGGTCGTGGACGACCAGGAGGGCACGGGCGCCAAGGCGCGTATCCCGGGCTACCGCGTCGCGGGCAAGACCGGTACCGCCAACCGTGTGGATCCGGCCACCGGCACCTACAAGGGCTACACCTCGTCGTTCGCCGGGTTCGCGCCCGCCGACAACCCGCGGGTCACCGTGTACTGCGCCATCCAGAACGCCACCCAGGGCAGCTACTTCGGGGGCCAGATCTGCGGTCCCGTCTTCAAGCAGGTCATGGAGTTCGCCCTGAAGACCCTCCAGGTCCCGCCGACCGGCGCCAAGGCCGCGAACCTCCCGGTCACCTTCACCCCCTGA
- a CDS encoding UDP-N-acetylmuramoyl-L-alanyl-D-glutamate--2,6-diaminopimelate ligase, translated as MTMITPDPGNPAPPATSPASPPSLRPQAGAPGTLTAVPHADQSQITQKGASVTYPGPPRPVRVSATPLAELAGQLGAEPPESAAVEVTGITHDSRAVRPGDLYAALPGARLHGADFVTQAAGLGAVAVLTDPAGAERAAGTGLPVLVADDPRGRMGELAATIYGRPGRGLLQIGITGTSGKTTTAYLVEGGLKPVRSTGLIGTVETRIGDERIKSERTTPEATDLQALFAVMRERGVEAVAMEVSSHALVLGRVDGCVFDIAVFNNLSPEHMEFHSGMEDYFQAKAQLFTRKRSKLGVVNFDDEYGRRLIQEAEVPVVTFSAEGHPDADWRAVDVEVGPMDSTFTVLGPDGVRVAARSPLPGSFNVANTLAAIVSLAAAGLDPRTAADGVAAVPGVPGRLERVDAGQSYLAVVDYAHKTDAVESVLRALRKVTKGRLHVVLGCGGDRDRTKRAPMGAAAARLADIAVLTSDNPRSEDPLAILAAMLEGAASVPAHERGEVLLFEDRAAAIAAVVARAHAGDTVLVAGKGHEQGQDIAGVVRPFDDRQVLREAIQQTQG; from the coding sequence GTGACCATGATCACTCCCGACCCCGGGAACCCCGCACCGCCCGCGACGTCCCCCGCGTCCCCGCCCTCGCTTCGCCCGCAGGCGGGTGCGCCCGGTACGCTCACCGCCGTGCCACACGCTGATCAGTCCCAAATCACCCAGAAGGGCGCTTCCGTGACATATCCGGGGCCGCCGCGACCGGTCCGGGTCTCCGCCACACCCCTCGCGGAGCTCGCCGGCCAGCTGGGTGCCGAGCCGCCGGAGAGCGCCGCCGTCGAGGTCACGGGCATCACCCATGACTCACGCGCGGTCCGCCCCGGCGACCTGTACGCCGCGCTTCCGGGCGCCCGCCTGCACGGCGCCGACTTCGTCACGCAGGCCGCGGGACTGGGCGCCGTCGCCGTCCTGACCGACCCCGCCGGCGCGGAACGCGCCGCCGGGACCGGTCTGCCGGTCCTCGTGGCCGACGATCCGCGCGGGCGGATGGGCGAACTGGCCGCCACGATCTACGGGCGCCCCGGCCGCGGCCTGCTCCAGATCGGGATCACGGGGACCTCCGGCAAGACCACCACCGCCTACCTCGTCGAGGGGGGCCTCAAGCCGGTGAGGTCCACCGGGCTGATCGGCACCGTCGAGACGCGCATCGGCGACGAGCGCATCAAGTCCGAGCGCACCACCCCCGAGGCCACCGACCTCCAGGCGCTGTTCGCCGTCATGCGCGAGCGCGGTGTCGAGGCGGTCGCCATGGAGGTCTCCAGCCACGCGCTGGTCCTGGGCCGGGTCGACGGCTGCGTCTTCGACATCGCCGTCTTCAACAACCTCAGCCCGGAGCACATGGAGTTCCACTCCGGCATGGAGGACTACTTCCAGGCCAAGGCGCAGCTGTTCACCCGGAAACGCAGCAAACTCGGCGTGGTCAACTTCGACGACGAGTACGGCCGCCGGCTGATCCAGGAGGCGGAGGTCCCGGTCGTCACCTTCTCCGCCGAGGGCCACCCGGACGCGGACTGGCGCGCGGTCGACGTCGAGGTCGGCCCGATGGACTCCACGTTCACCGTGCTGGGTCCGGACGGGGTCCGGGTCGCCGCCAGGTCGCCGCTGCCCGGCTCCTTCAACGTGGCGAACACCCTCGCCGCGATCGTCTCCCTGGCCGCCGCGGGCCTCGACCCGCGGACCGCCGCCGACGGCGTCGCCGCGGTGCCGGGGGTGCCGGGCCGGCTGGAACGCGTGGACGCCGGACAGTCCTACCTCGCGGTCGTCGACTACGCGCACAAGACGGACGCCGTCGAGTCGGTCCTCAGGGCGCTGCGCAAGGTCACCAAGGGCCGGCTGCACGTCGTCCTCGGCTGCGGCGGGGACCGGGACCGCACCAAGCGGGCCCCGATGGGCGCCGCGGCCGCCCGGCTCGCCGACATCGCCGTACTGACCTCCGACAACCCTCGCTCCGAGGACCCCCTCGCCATCCTCGCGGCCATGCTCGAGGGCGCGGCGTCCGTGCCCGCGCACGAGCGGGGTGAGGTCCTGCTGTTCGAGGACCGGGCCGCGGCGATCGCCGCGGTCGTCGCCCGCGCGCATGCCGGGGACACCGTGCTGGTCGCGGGCAAGGGCCACGAGCAGGGCCAGGACATCGCCGGGGTGGTCCGTCCGTTCGACGACCGCCAGGTGCTTCGCGAAGCTATCCAGCAGACCCAGGGATGA
- a CDS encoding UDP-N-acetylmuramoyl-tripeptide--D-alanyl-D-alanine ligase — translation MIALSLAEIAAVVGGQTYDIPDPSAEVTGPVVRDSRDVVPGSLFVAFVGERVDGHDYAAAVVEAGAAAVLASRPVGVPAIVVDDVQTALGALARHVVHKLGTTLVALTGSAGKTSTKDLIAQVLMRKAPTVFTPGSLNNEIGLPLTALSATEETRFLVLEMGARGIGHIRYLADLTPPRIGLVLNVGTAHIGEFGGREQIAQAKGELVESLPPAAGGGVAILNADDPLVRAMASRTKAKVVFFGESGEADVRAENVRLTDSGQPAFSLHTPSGCSDVTMRLYGEHHVSNALAAAAVAHELGMSAEEIATALSEAGSLSRWRMEVTERPDGVTIVNDAYNANPESMRAALRALAAMGKASQARGGRTWAVLGKMAELGDEALAEHDAVGRLAVRLNVGKLVAVGGREAAWLQLGAYNEGSWGEESVHVSDAQAAVDLLRSELRPGDVVLVKASRSVGLESVAQALLATGAEGEGVAR, via the coding sequence GTGATCGCCCTCTCCCTCGCCGAGATCGCAGCAGTCGTCGGCGGGCAGACGTACGACATACCGGATCCGTCCGCGGAAGTCACCGGACCGGTCGTCCGGGACTCCCGTGACGTGGTGCCCGGCAGCCTCTTCGTCGCCTTCGTCGGCGAACGCGTGGACGGCCACGACTACGCGGCCGCGGTCGTCGAGGCGGGGGCGGCGGCCGTACTGGCCTCGCGCCCCGTCGGCGTTCCCGCGATCGTCGTGGACGACGTCCAGACGGCGCTGGGCGCCCTCGCCCGGCACGTCGTGCACAAGCTCGGCACGACCCTCGTCGCGCTCACCGGCTCGGCCGGCAAGACCAGTACCAAGGACCTCATCGCGCAGGTCCTCATGCGCAAGGCGCCCACCGTCTTCACACCGGGCTCGCTCAACAACGAGATCGGGCTGCCGCTGACCGCCCTGTCCGCGACCGAGGAGACGAGGTTCCTCGTCCTCGAGATGGGCGCCCGCGGCATCGGCCACATCCGTTACCTCGCCGATCTGACGCCCCCGAGGATCGGCCTCGTCCTCAACGTCGGCACCGCCCACATCGGCGAGTTCGGCGGCCGCGAACAGATCGCACAGGCAAAGGGCGAGCTCGTCGAGAGCCTGCCGCCGGCCGCTGGGGGCGGCGTCGCGATCCTCAACGCCGACGACCCGTTGGTACGGGCCATGGCCTCCCGTACGAAGGCGAAGGTGGTCTTTTTCGGAGAGTCCGGCGAAGCGGACGTTCGGGCCGAGAACGTGCGACTCACGGACAGCGGACAGCCCGCCTTCAGCCTTCACACACCCTCCGGGTGCAGCGATGTGACCATGCGCCTGTACGGTGAGCATCACGTGTCGAACGCGCTCGCAGCGGCCGCCGTCGCCCATGAGCTGGGCATGTCCGCGGAAGAGATCGCCACCGCGCTCTCCGAGGCGGGCTCCCTCTCCCGCTGGCGGATGGAGGTCACCGAGCGCCCGGACGGCGTGACGATCGTCAACGACGCCTACAACGCGAACCCCGAGTCCATGCGAGCCGCTCTGCGCGCGCTCGCTGCAATGGGCAAAGCCTCACAGGCAAGGGGGGGCCGGACCTGGGCGGTGCTCGGCAAGATGGCCGAGCTCGGGGACGAGGCGCTCGCCGAGCACGACGCGGTCGGACGGCTCGCCGTCCGGCTCAATGTCGGCAAGCTCGTCGCGGTCGGGGGCAGGGAAGCCGCCTGGCTGCAACTGGGCGCATATAACGAGGGTTCGTGGGGTGAGGAGTCGGTGCACGTGTCCGACGCACAGGCGGCGGTCGACCTGTTGCGCAGCGAGTTGCGCCCGGGGGACGTCGTGCTCGTGAAGGCGTCCCGTTCGGTCGGCCTGGAGAGCGTCGCGCAGGCGCTGCTCGCGACCGGCGCCGAGGGTGAGGGCGTCGCCCGATGA
- the mraY gene encoding phospho-N-acetylmuramoyl-pentapeptide-transferase translates to MMNQILFAGVIGLFLTLVGTPLLIKLLARKGYGQYIRDDGPREHASKRGTPTMGGIAFIFATIAAYFLSKVITGKPPTYTGLLVLGLMCGMGLVGFLDDYIKIVKRRSLGLRAKAKMAGQLIVGISFAVLSLQFSDSRGNTPASTKLSFITDFGWTIGPVLFVVWALFMILAMSNGVNLTDGLDGLATGASVLVFGAYTFIGVWQFQESCANGETLTNPSACYEVRDPLDLAVIASALMGACLGFLWWNTSPAKIFMGDTGSLALGGVLAGLAICSRTELLIALLGGLFVLITMSVVIQVGSFKLTGKRVFRMAPLQHHFELKGWSEVLVVVRFWIIQGICVIVGLGLFYAGWAADK, encoded by the coding sequence ATGATGAATCAGATCCTGTTCGCGGGTGTGATCGGCCTCTTCCTGACGCTGGTCGGCACGCCGCTGCTGATCAAGCTGCTGGCGCGCAAGGGCTACGGCCAGTACATCCGCGACGACGGCCCGCGCGAGCACGCCAGCAAGCGCGGTACGCCGACCATGGGCGGCATCGCCTTCATCTTCGCGACGATCGCCGCGTACTTCCTGTCCAAGGTGATCACCGGCAAGCCGCCGACCTACACCGGTCTGCTGGTGCTGGGCCTGATGTGCGGCATGGGCCTGGTCGGCTTCCTCGACGACTACATCAAGATCGTCAAGCGGCGTTCGCTGGGTCTGCGGGCCAAGGCGAAGATGGCCGGCCAGCTGATCGTCGGTATCTCTTTCGCGGTGCTCTCACTCCAGTTCTCCGACTCGCGCGGCAACACCCCGGCCTCGACGAAGCTGTCGTTCATCACGGACTTCGGCTGGACGATCGGCCCCGTGCTGTTCGTCGTCTGGGCGCTGTTCATGATCCTCGCGATGTCCAACGGCGTGAACCTGACGGACGGTCTGGACGGCCTCGCCACCGGCGCCTCCGTCCTCGTCTTCGGCGCCTACACGTTCATCGGCGTCTGGCAGTTCCAGGAGTCCTGCGCCAACGGCGAGACCCTGACCAACCCCAGCGCCTGTTACGAGGTGCGCGATCCACTGGACCTCGCGGTCATCGCCTCCGCGCTGATGGGCGCCTGCCTGGGCTTCCTGTGGTGGAACACCTCGCCGGCCAAGATCTTCATGGGCGACACCGGCTCGCTGGCGCTCGGCGGTGTGCTCGCGGGTCTCGCGATCTGCTCCCGCACCGAGCTGCTGATCGCCCTCCTGGGCGGCCTGTTCGTGCTGATCACGATGTCCGTGGTCATCCAGGTCGGCTCCTTCAAGCTCACCGGCAAGCGCGTCTTCCGCATGGCGCCGCTCCAGCACCACTTCGAACTCAAGGGCTGGTCCGAAGTCCTTGTGGTGGTCCGCTTCTGGATCATCCAGGGCATCTGCGTGATCGTCGGACTTGGCCTCTTCTACGCGGGATGGGCAGCGGACAAGTGA